Within the Fibrobacter sp. UWR4 genome, the region GATATGAATTTTTCGTTAAAGAATTTGGTGTGCTCGCTTTCTAGACGGGTGCCACGTTCATAAATCCACAGGTAGCAATCTTCGTCCACCACTTCGTAGTCGGAACCGCCGTTGAAAACATTGGCTACACCGTATTGCTCGTGATCCTTGCAGAGGGCTACCTTGCAATTCAGAATTATGGATAAATTCATGCATGCCTGTTCCAGTGCGCCGTTATCCAAATCCTCACTTTTCAAGGTGAATTTGGACGTATCCTTGGAATTAAACTTTAATCCAATGCTTTCGAAGTCCTGCTCGATCCAGGATTGCTTTGCACCTAGTTCGGCAGAAGGGGAAATGCGGCCTCTGATGGTGAATTCGTGTTCCATATTTTTCAATTTAGAAATTCAGAACGAACTCTGTTTGAATCGGTTCTGTTCGTCCCTTGCCGAATTGAAAAATTCTTTGTATATTCCAAGGTATGAAAAAGATTCTAGACCTACGACTTCTACTTTGCATCGCTCTTCGTGATACTGAGGCGAGGTTTTAGGCTATTATCTAGAATCAATCAAAGATTTTAACCAATAAAAAGGCCCGCTTCGAATATGTCGCGGGTCTCTTTTTATGGTCAATTTTTTATTTTTGATGCGTAAAATTTGATACTTGCGGCATATTGATGCCGGCAGGAGATAAGAAAGATGAAATGTATGATGGATTGCGCCGATCAGGCAAGAAAACCGTTCTTTTATGACGTCACCCTCCGTGACGGTAACCAGGCTTTGCCCAAGCCATGGAATAATGCTCAGAAGAAGGATGTTTATCTTCAGCTGTTGAAGCTGGGCGTCCAGGGTGCCGAAGTGGGTTTTCCCGCTTCTTCTGAAATGGATTTTGAATCTGTAAAGGAACTGGCTCAGCTTACTGCCGAAATGGCTGCCGCAGGCGACGAAGTTGCCCAGAAGGTGGTTGTCTCCGGTTTGGCCCGTTGCGTACCTAGCGATATTCAGCGTTGCTGGGAAGCTGTCCAGTATGCACCTCATCCCCGTATCCATACTTTCCTGGCTACTAGCCCCCTCTCTATGGAACATGTGCTCCACATGACTCCGGAACAGGTGAAGGCCCGCGCTGTAGATTGCGTGAAGCTGGCCAAGTCTTTGGTAGGCGACAAGGGTGACGTGGAATTCAGTTGCGAACACTTTGGCGACTGCCTGGAAAACATGGATTTCGTTATCGAAGTCTTGAAGGCTGTGGTGGAAGCTGGCGCAACTACCTTGAATTTGCCCAATACTGTGGAACGTTACCGCCCCATGCTGTACATCTCCCAGATCAAGCAGGTGTACGATGCAATGCCTAAGAACGTGACCATTTCTGTTCACTGCCATAACGACTTGGGCATGGCAACTGCAGCTACCGTGGAAAGTTTCTTTGTGGGTGCAACTCAGCTGGAAGTTGCCCTGAATGGCTTGGGTGAACGTTGCGGTAACACCAACTTCTACGAAGTGGCTCTGGGCCTGCACAATTCCGGCGTAGATACCGGCCTGCACCTGGACAAGATTTACGAAACCGCCATCTTGATTTCCCAGTGGTCCGGCGTTAGCATTTATACTCGCGCCCCGCTCATTGGTGCCGAAGCTATCGTTCACCGTAGCGGTATCCATCAGGATGGCGCCTCCAAGACCAAGGACATGAAGAAGGGTGCATACCGCCCCATC harbors:
- the leuA2 gene encoding 2-isopropylmalate synthase LeuA2, which produces MKCMMDCADQARKPFFYDVTLRDGNQALPKPWNNAQKKDVYLQLLKLGVQGAEVGFPASSEMDFESVKELAQLTAEMAAAGDEVAQKVVVSGLARCVPSDIQRCWEAVQYAPHPRIHTFLATSPLSMEHVLHMTPEQVKARAVDCVKLAKSLVGDKGDVEFSCEHFGDCLENMDFVIEVLKAVVEAGATTLNLPNTVERYRPMLYISQIKQVYDAMPKNVTISVHCHNDLGMATAATVESFFVGATQLEVALNGLGERCGNTNFYEVALGLHNSGVDTGLHLDKIYETAILISQWSGVSIYTRAPLIGAEAIVHRSGIHQDGASKTKDMKKGAYRPIDYSIIGRNQNDSLSFTSQSGRTAVYEIITKFGYKLSLAEAAELQPILKSYSEKEGEMSAERVLDVFREQRVNVNGRLIFNNIEVIPDEGRFIFHFKKDGEALVKSVTAEGPIEAGLILMREIGMPVELIKYRQVVVPEKDKLWAGRGLSRIVLKGNNKEVEGRGVSSDTLKANMRALFGGVNLLYR